A single region of the Oenococcus kitaharae DSM 17330 genome encodes:
- a CDS encoding GRP family sugar transporter, with translation MGILFALIPALTWGSTGLINTKMGGSAAQQTLGMTFGALIFGLATMFIFVIPQGISVDYHIWVVGLLSGLFWAVGTAGQFVAYKDMGVSSAFPISTAGQIISNALMAAIVLAEWRTVNMWIFGVIAVALVTVGALLTAARSRAAKQNNTARPASYTHGLIAILLSTIGYMFYFVFPNLMFKTGFISPAVHDAHNGVDYMTAIVGPQSIGQVLGAFLIVLFVFHEGNRMFEKPTWKNILTGLSWGIGNLFMFISTANPAIGQATATTLSQMGVIVGTFGGIYLLHEKKTPDQMVKIVIGALLVVLGGVLISNLNHL, from the coding sequence ATGGGAATTTTATTTGCACTAATCCCGGCCCTCACTTGGGGTTCGACGGGATTAATTAATACAAAAATGGGTGGTTCGGCCGCTCAACAGACATTAGGTATGACCTTTGGTGCTCTGATCTTTGGCCTCGCTACGATGTTTATCTTCGTGATTCCTCAAGGAATCTCCGTCGATTATCATATTTGGGTAGTCGGCTTGCTGTCAGGCTTGTTCTGGGCTGTAGGAACGGCTGGACAATTTGTCGCTTATAAGGATATGGGCGTGTCTTCAGCCTTTCCAATTTCAACTGCTGGACAGATCATCTCAAATGCCTTGATGGCTGCAATCGTCTTAGCTGAATGGCGGACTGTTAACATGTGGATCTTCGGTGTGATTGCCGTTGCCTTGGTAACGGTTGGTGCATTGCTTACCGCTGCTCGTTCCCGTGCTGCAAAACAGAATAATACGGCGCGGCCAGCTTCATATACGCACGGCCTGATTGCCATTCTGCTTTCAACAATTGGCTACATGTTCTACTTTGTTTTTCCGAATTTGATGTTTAAGACCGGCTTTATCAGCCCAGCGGTTCATGATGCGCACAATGGCGTTGATTACATGACTGCTATCGTTGGCCCGCAATCAATCGGACAAGTGCTGGGTGCCTTTTTGATCGTCTTATTCGTCTTCCATGAAGGCAATAGGATGTTTGAAAAACCAACTTGGAAGAACATTCTGACTGGTCTTAGCTGGGGTATTGGTAACTTATTCATGTTTATTTCCACTGCCAATCCGGCAATTGGACAAGCTACTGCTACCACGCTGTCACAGATGGGCGTGATCGTCGGTACCTTTGGCGGTATCTATCTCTTGCACGAAAAGAAGACACCAGATCAAATGGTCAAAATTGTCATTGGTGCCCTGCTGGTTGTTCTCGGTGGTGTACTGATTTCCAACTTGAATCATTTGTAA